From Brassica oleracea var. oleracea cultivar TO1000 chromosome C3, BOL, whole genome shotgun sequence, a single genomic window includes:
- the LOC106327970 gene encoding protein NSP-INTERACTING KINASE 1, producing the protein MRSSTIVMMMRRSLVYLLGFLYLLTSVNGLLSSNGVNFEVQALMDIKASLHDPHGVLDSWDRDAVDPCSWTMVTCSSENFVIGLGTPSQNLSGTLSPSITNLTNLRIVLLQNNNITGKIPSEFGRLTRLETLDLSDNFFLGEVPFSLGYLRSLQYMRLNNNSLSGVIPLSLSNMTQLALLDLSYNNLSAPVPRFAAKTFSIIGNPLICPTGKEPDCNGTTLIPMSMNLNDTGAPLYTGRSKNHKMAIAVGASVGTVSVIFIAVGLFLWWRQRRNQNTFFDVKDGNYHEEVSLGNLRRFGFRELQIATNNFSSKNLLGKGGYGNVYKGILGDNTVVAVKRLKDGNALGGEIQFQTEVEMISLAVHRNLLRLYGFCITQAEKLLVYPYMSNGSVASRMKAKPVLDWSIRKKIAIGAARGLVYLHEQCDPKIIHRDVKAANILLDDYCEAVVGDFGLAKLLDHQDSHVTTAVRGTVGHIAPEYLSTGQSSEKTDVFGFGILLLELVTGQRALEFGKAANQKGAMLEWVKKIHQEKNLEVLVDKQLLKNKSYDEIELEEMVRVALLCTQYLPGHRPKMSEVVRMLEGDGLAERWEASQRSESGSKYSNRVNELMSSSDRYSDLTDDSTLLAQAMELSGPR; encoded by the exons ATGAGGAGCAGTACTATAGTTATGATGATGAGAAGATCCTTGGTTTATCTCTTGGGATTCTTATACCTTCTCACATCTGTAAACGGTTTGCTTTCTTCTAATGGAGTTAACTTTGAAG TGCAAGCTTTGATGGACATAAAAGCATCATTACATGACCCTCATGGTGTTCTTGATAGCTGGGATAGAGATGCTGTTGATCCTTGTAGTTGGACAATGGTCACTTGTTCTTCAGAAAACTTTGTCATTGGCTT GGGCACACCTAGTCAGAACTTATCTGGTACATTATCTCCAAGCATTACCAACTTAACAAATCTTCGGATCGT GCTGTTACAGAACAACAACATAACAGGAAAAATACCTTCTGAGTTTGGTCGGCTTACAAGGCTTGAGACTCTTGATCTCTCTGATAACTTCTTCCTCGGTGAAGTTCCTTTTTCACTAGGCTATCTTCGAAGCTTGCAATACAT GAGACTTAACAACAACTCTCTCTCCGGAGTTATTCCTCTGTCACTATCCAATATGACTCAGCTCGCCTTACT CGATTTATCATACAACAATCTTAGTGCTCCAGTCCCAAGATTTGCTGCAAAGACCTTTAG CATCATTGGGAACCCACTGATCTGTCCCACGGGTAAGGAGCCAGACTGCAACGGAACTACATTGATACCAATGTCTATGAACTTGAATGATACTGGAG CTCCTTTATACACCGGTAGATCAAAGAATCACAAAATGGCAATAGCCGTAGGAGCTAGCGTTGGGACTGTATCAGTGATCTTCATTGCTGTTGGATTGTTTCTCTGGTGGAGACAAAGACGTAACCAAAACACATTCTTTGATGTTAAAG ATGGGAATTATCATGAGGAAGTTTCACTTGGAAACTTGAGGAGGTTTGGTTTCAGGGAGCTTCAGATCGCCACGAATAACTTCAGCAGTAAGAACTTATTGGGGAAAGGTGGCTATGGGAATGTATACAAAGGTATACTTGGAGACAACACCGTGGTTGCGGTGAAGAGGCTTAAAGATGGGAATGCATTAGGAGGAGAGATTCAGTTTCAGACAGAGGTCGAAATGATCAGTTTAGCTGTTCACAGGAACCTCTTAAGACTCTATGGCTTCTGCATCACGCAAGCTGAGAAGCTTCTGGTTTATCCTTACATGTCTAATGGGAGTGTAGCATCTAGAATGAAAGCCAAACCAGTTCTTGATTGGAGCATTAGGAAGAAGATAGCTATAGGAGCTGCAAGAGGGCTTGTGTATCTCCATGAGCAATGTGATCCCAAGATTATCCACCGTGATGTCAAAGCAGCTAATATACTTCTTGATGACTACTGTGAAGCTGTGGTCGGTGACTTTGGTTTGGCTAAGCTCTTGGATCACCAAGATTCTCATGTCACAACTGCCGTGAGAGGCACGGTGGGTCACATTGCTCCTGAGTATCTCTCAACTGGTCAGTCCTCTGAGAAAACCGATGTTTTCGGGTTTGGGATTCTTCTCCTTGAGCTTGTAACGGGCCAAAGAGCTCTTGAGTTTGGTAAAGCGGCTAACCAGAAAGGCGCAATGCTTGAGTGGGTGAAAAAGATACATCAAGAGAAGAATCTTGAGGTGCTTGTGGATAAACAGTTGCTGAAGAATAAGAGCTATGATGAGATTGAGTTGGAAGAAATGGTGAGAGTGGCTTTGTTGTGCACACAGTATCTGCCTGGACATAGACCGAAAATGTCTGAAGTTGTTAGAATGCTGGAAGGTGATGGACTTGCAGAGAGATGGGAAGCTTCTCAAAGATCAGAGAGTGGTTCAAAATATAGCAACAGGGTAAATGAGTTGATGTCATCTTCAGATAGATACTCTGATCTTACTGATGACTCTACTTTGCTTGCGCAAGCCATGGAACTCTCTGGTCCTAGATGA
- the LOC106331370 gene encoding structural maintenance of chromosomes protein 5 isoform X2, with the protein MHKLERAVAKNGETLTQLKALVDEQEKDVERVKQRELLLTKVDSMKKKLPWLKYDKKKSEYQAAKKKLKEAEKKLDEAARSLSNVKEPVEKQKKERGEMESKCKKVKKVLETNGYKRSDLLEKENEAEARVVATYKELEELKKQEEHRQERILKATEDLAAAEQELKDLPVYEQPVAKLEELKSQVTELHHNINRKKNQKAENETLLSQKRHTLRQCVDKLKEMENANNKLLNALHRSGADRIYEAYQWVQQNRHEFKREVYGPVLLEVNVPNRENACYLEGHISYYIWKSFITQDPDDRDLLVRNLKRFDVPVLNYVRDSGNHSAPFHISDHMRSLGLHSRLDQIFDAPGAVKEVLTSQFGLDDSYIGSEITDQRAEEVSKLGVTDFWTPDNHYRWSSSRYGGHSSASVDSVHPSRLLLCGMDVGELEKLRSRKDELEDSISSIEETRKSLQTEQRLLEEAAAKLHKEREEIINVSHMEKKKRRELESRYQQRKKKLESLEQEEDMDASVANLIEQASKANADRYAYAINLKELLVEAAANKWSYAEKHMALIELERKIRESEINIKQYEKTAQQASLSVEYCKKEVEEKQLQLAAAKRDAESIAIITPQLKKEFMEMPTTIEELEAAIQDNFTQANSILFVNQNILQEYEHRQSQIETITTKLEADKRDLSRCLKEIESLKEKWLPTLRRLVAQINETFSHNFQEMAVAGEVSLDERDIDFDQYGIHIKVKFRESGQLQVLSSHHQSGGERSVSTILYLVSLQDLTNCPFRVVDEINQGMDPINERKMFQQLVRAASQPNTPQCFLLTPKLLPELEYSEACSILNIMNGPWIEQPSQVWSFGDSWGNLMRRAEAS; encoded by the exons ATGCACA AGCTTGAGAGAGCTGTGGCGAAGAATGGGGAGACGCTGACTCAGCTTAAGGCTCTTGTTGATGAGCAAGAGAAGGATGTGGAGAGGGTTAAGCAGAGGGAGTTGCTTTTGACGAAGGTTGATTCGATGAAGAAGAAGCTGCCGTGGCTGAAGTATGATAAGAAGAAGTCGGAGTACCAGGCTGCTAAGAAGAAGTTGAAGGAAGCCGAGAAGAAATTGGATGAGGCTGCGAGGAGTTTGAGTAATGTGAAGGAGCCTGTTGAGAAGCAGAAGAAGGAGAGGGGAGAGATGGAGTCGAAATGCAAAAAGGTTAAGAAAGTTCTGGAGACTAATGGGTATAAGCGTTCGGATTTGCTCGAGAAAGAAAATGAGGCGGAAGCACGTGTAGTGGCAACGTACAAAGAGCTTGAGGAGCTGAAGAAACAAGAAGAGCATCGCCAAGAGAGGATTCTGAAAGCTACCGAGGATCTGGCTGCTGCGGAGCAAGAACTCAAAGACCTGCCTGTATATGAACAACCTGTAGCCAAACTTGAAGAGTTGAAGTCTCAGGTTACAGAGCTGCATCACAACATTAACCGGAAGAAGAATCAGAAGGCGGAGAATGAGACCCTCTTGTCTCAGAAAAGACACACCCTGCGGCAATGTGTAGATAAGCTGAAGGAGATGGAGAACGCAAATAACAAACTCTTGAATGCGCTGCATCGCTCTGGAGCTGACAGGATCTATGAAGCGTATCAATGGGTGCAGCAGAATCGTCATGAGTTTAAAAGGGAAGTATATGGTCCCGTTTTGCTAGAGGTTAACGTCCCAAATCGAGAGAACGCGTGCTATTTGGAGGGTCATATTTCTTATTACATCTGGAAGTCTTTTATCACTCAGGATCCCGACGACAGAGATTTGTTGGTTAGGAATCTAAAACGCTTTGATGTTCCTGTTCTAAACTATGTGAGAGATAGCGGCAACCACTCGGCTCCCTTTCATATCTCTGATCATATGCGTTCTCTTGGGCTTCATTCTCGGCTTGATCAGATATTTGATGCTCCTGGCGCTGTTAAGGAGGTATTAACTTCTCAGTTTGGTCTAGATGACTCATACATTGGATCGGAGATTACCGATCAGAGGGCTGAAGAAGTATCTAAGCTGGGTGTCACTGATTTTTGGACACCGGACAATCACTACCGGTGGTCTTCCTCAAGGTATGGTGGACATTCCTCTGCAAGTGTAGACTCTGTACATCCATCACGTCTTCTGTTATGTGGGATGGACGTTGGAGAGCTTGAGAAACTGAGATCAAGAAAGGATGAACTAGAAGACTCTATATCATCCATTGAAGAAACTCGCAAGAGTCTTCAAACAGAGCAAAGACTGTTGGAAGAAGCAGCAGCTAAACTTCATAAAGAGAGGGAGGAGATTATTAACGTCTCGCATATGGAGAAGAAAAAACGCCGCGAGTTGGAATCACGTTACCAACAGAGGAAGAAGAAGCTTGAGTCCTTGGAGCAAGAAGAGGACATGGATGCTTCAGTCGCTAATCTGATCGAGCAGGCTTCCAAAGCTAACGCTGACCGCTATGCATACGCGATCAATCTCAAGGAGCTGCTCGTGGAAGCTGCTGCTAATAAGTGGAGTTACGCGGAGAAGCATATGGCTTTGATTGAATTGGAAAGAAAAATCAGAGAGTCAGAGATCAACATCAAACAGTACGAGAAGACGGCACAGCAGGCATCCCTCAGCGTTGAGTACTGTAAGAAAGAGGTTGAAGAGAAGCAACTGCAGCTAGCAGCTGCCAAGAGGGATGCAGAATCCATTGCAATCATCACTCCACAGCTCAAAAAGGAGTTCATGGAGATGCCAACCACGATAGAAGAGTTGGAAGCTGCTATACAAGACAATTTCACTCAAGCCAACTCGATCCTCTTTGTAAACCAGAACATACTCCAAGAGTATGAGCATCGCCAGAGTCAGATAGAAACTATTACCACAAAGCTCGAGGCTGATAAAAGAGACTTGAGCAGATGCTTGAAAGAAATCGAATCTCTGAAGGAGAAATGGCTTCCAACGCTGAGAAGGCTTGTTGCTCAGATAAACGAAACTTTCAGCCATAACTTCCAAGAAATGGCTGTTGCAGGGGAAGTTTCGCTGGATGAGCGTGACATCGACTTTGATCAATACGGGATACATATCAAAGTGAAGTTCAGGGAATCTGGGCAGCTTCAGGTTCTAAGTTCTCACCACCAGTCTGGAGGAGAGCGTTCTGTGTCAACCATCCTCTACCTCGTCTCTCTTCAAGATCTCACAAACTGTCCTTTCAGGGTTGTTGATGAGATTAATCAAG GTATGGATCCTATAAACGAGAGGAAGATGTTTCAACAACTGGTTAGAGCTGCTAGCCAACCAAACACACCGCA GTGTTTCTTACTGACGCCAAAGCTGTTGCCTGAGCTTGAGTACAGTGAAGCGTGTAGCATACTGAACATCATGAACGGTCCTTGGATCGAGCAGCCTTCGCAAGTTTGGAGCTTTGGTGATAGTTGGGGAAATCTTATGAGACGAGCCGAAGCGAGTTAA
- the LOC106331785 gene encoding very-long-chain enoyl-CoA reductase-like — protein MEMAMTFVYPPPPSILLNTMSVVGLAALAQIGWSEVRGNHLKYSKFASSSSSASPKPQKHRFGSFSSRIGMLLLYTPAFLAAAASFFLLPSDDLRFLLLKSALALHFLKRIFEVMFIHKYSGEMAVDSAFIITSSYFSSTVLMLYSQSFTLGLTEPDLDLKLLGIVMFVVGIVGNLYHHVLLAKLRNEEGGKKVYKIPKGGLFNTVICPHYLFEIIVFWSFFMVSQTIYSFSFAMGTTFYLIGRSYATRRWYLSKFDDFPKHIKALIPFVF, from the exons ATGGAAATGGCGATGACTTTTGTGTATCCACCACCTCCATCAATATTGCTCAACACTATGAGCGTCGTGGGTTTAGCCGCTCTTGCGCAGATCGGTTGGTCGGAAGTGAGAGGAAACCATCTCAAATACTCCAAATTCGCATCATCATCATCATCAGCATCACCAAAACCGCAAAAGCACAGGTTCGGCAGCTTCTCCAGCCGAATCGGAATGCTTTTGCTGTACACACCAGCCTTCCTAGCCGCCGCAGCTTCTTTCTTCCTCTTACCTTCCGATGACCTCAGGTTCCTTCTCCTCAAATCCGCACTTGCCCTCCATTTCCTCAAAAGAATCTTCGAG GTTATGTTCATCCATAAGTACAGCGGAGAGATGGCTGTAGACTCAGCTTTCATCATAACCAGCAGCTACTTCTCATCAACGGTCTTGATGCTATACAGCCAAAGCTTCACACTTGGACTAACCGAGCCAGATTTGGATCTGAAACTCCTCGGGATTGTCATGTTTGTGGTGGGAATCGTTGGGAATCTCTATCACCATGTTCTGCTAGCTAAGCTGAGGAACGAAGAAGGTGGGAAGAAAGTGTACAAGATACCAAAAGGAGGTCTGTTTAATACAGTCATATGCCCTCACTATCTCTTCGAGATCATTGTGTTTTGGAGCTTCTTTATGGTTTCTCAGACCATTTACTCGTTTTCTTTCGCCATGGGAACAACTTTCTATCTCATTGGTCGGAGCTATGCTACGAGAAGATGGTATCTTTCCAAGTTCGATGACTTCCCTAAGCATATCAAGGCTCTTATTCCTTTTGTATTCTAG
- the LOC106329687 gene encoding uncharacterized protein LOC106329687: MAGLLAWAADVVGKNGKDGCDEEEDQIPLVVTEEQQRYVDELGRKATTLSRSIQDLRLRLPPPDISQRLPHLLAHSLASNAALALQLDSHSATREQAQVREQTLLEENSAYENAISICEARIEERTHEADSLLRKLKVCKAELDD; encoded by the exons ATGGCGGGACTTCTAGCTTGGGCTGCTGACGTCGTCGGTAAAAACGGAAAAGACGGATGCGACGAGGAGGAGGATCAGATCCCACTGGTTGTCACGGAGGAGCAGCAGAGATACGTCGACGAGCTCGGCCGAAAAGCGACAACGCTCAGCCGTTCGATCCAAGATCTACGGCTCAGATTGCCTCCGCCGGATATCTCCCAGCGTCTACCTCACCTCCTCGCTCACTCCCTCGCCTCCAACGCCGCTCTCGCTCTCCAGCTCGATTCGCATTCCGCTACTCGTGAACAG GCTCAAGTGAGAGAGCAGACGCTGTTAGAAGAAAACAGTGCGTATGAGAATGCTATATCAATCTGTGAGGCGAGGATAGAAGAGAGAACGCACGAAGCAGATTCACTTCTTAGGAAGTTGAAGGTGTGTAAAGCTGAACTAGATGATTAG
- the LOC106334340 gene encoding uncharacterized protein LOC106334340 encodes MHKSVNDIMMESKAGNNKPKSSLFYEAPLGYSIEDVRPFGGIKKFKSSVYSNCAKRPS; translated from the exons ATGCAT AAGAGCGTGAATGATATTATGATGGAATCGAAAGCTGGTAATAACAAGCCTAAAAGTTCCTTATTTTACGAAGCTCCCCTCGGTTACAGCATTGAAGACGTCCGTCCTTTTGGTGGAATCAAGAAATTCAAATCTTCTGTCTACTCTAAC TGCGCTAAGAGGCCATCCTAG
- the LOC106334338 gene encoding S-adenosylmethionine decarboxylase proenzyme 2-like has protein sequence MSVSSIGFEGYEKRLEVTFFEPSIFLDTQGLGLRALTKSQIDEILQPAECTIVSSLSNDHLDSYVLSESSLFIFPYKIIIKTCGTTKLLLSIEPLLRLANELSLDVESVRYTRGSFLCPGGQPFPHRNFSEEVSVLDGHFTKLGLSSVAYLMGKDDETKKWHVYSASSPAKNSNNSNVYTLEMCMTGLDKDKASMFYKNESSFMTDNSGIRKILPQSQICDFEFEPCGYSMNSVEDEAISTIHVTPEDGFSYASFEAVGYDFTTMHLSLLVSRVLTCFEAKQFSVAIYSSIAQKSYYKGLCVELDDYGCRETTMESLGEERGTVMYQTFEKLGRYCGSPRSTLKCEWSSNSSCTSEDDKEEGT, from the coding sequence ATGTCAGTCTCTTCAATAGGATTTGAAGGCTACGAGAAGCGCCTTGAAGTAACCTTCTTTGAGCCAAGTATCTTCCTCGACACGCAAGGGTTAGGCCTCCGTGCCTTAACCAAGTCTCAGATCGACGAGATCCTCCAACCAGCTGAATGCACAATCGTTTCATCTCTCTCCAACGATCATCTCGACTCTTACGTCCTCTCTGAGTCCAGCCTCTTCATCTTCCCTTACAAGATCATCATCAAGACTTGTGGGACCACAAAGCTCCTCCTCTCTATAGAACCACTCTTGAGGTTAGCTAACGAGCTCTCACTTGACGTTGAGTCCGTGAGGTACACTCGTGGAAGCTTCCTATGCCCTGGAGGGCAGCCTTTCCCTCACCGCAACTTCTCTGAAGAAGTTTCTGTCCTCGATGGTCACTTCACCAAGCTAGGTTTGAGCAGTGTTGCGTACTTGATGGGAAAGGACGATGAAACCAAGAAATGGCACGTGTACTCTGCCTCTTCTCCTGCCAAGAACTCAAACAACAGCAATGTATACACGTTAGAGATGTGTATGACTGGTTTGGACAAAGACAAGGCATCTATGTTCTACAAGAACGAATCAAGTTTCATGACTGATAACTCTGGCATCAGAAAGATACTTCCTCAGTCCCAAATCTGCGACTTTGAGTTTGAGCCATGCGGCTACTCTATGAACAGCGTGGAAGATGAGGCCATCTCCACTATCCATGTGACACCTGAAGACGGGTTTAGCTACGCTAGCTTTGAGGCAGTGGGGTATGATTTCACAACCATGCACTTGAGCCTTCTAGTCTCAAGGGTTTTAACATGTTTTGAGGCAAAGCAATTCTCAGTAGCGATATACTCTAGCATCGCACAGAAGAGTTACTACAAGGGTCTATGTGTAGAGCTAGACGATTATGGATGTAGAGAGACGACTATGGAGTCTCTAGGTGAAGAGAGAGGTACGGTGATGTATCAGACGTTTGAGAAGCTGGGAAGGTATTGTGGTTCTCCGAGATCTACGTTGAAGTGTGAGTGGAGCAGCAACAGTAGCTGCACTAGCGAGGACGATAAGGAAGAGGGAACCTAA
- the LOC106331376 gene encoding basic leucine zipper 43-like, with protein MHPNYDSSSINNMQQQDYFHLNPYYNNLNPSTNNNLNLLSYPQIQELNNLQSPASNNNSTTSDEATEETFVISERKQRRMVSNRESARRSRMRKQRHLDELLSQVAWLRSENHQILEKLNQASDSNDLVLQENLSLKEENLELQQVITSMKKLEGGSTSFRGRYCSSSLDHDLDQDFSCITNDPRTHHPS; from the coding sequence ATGCATCCAAATTATGATAGTTCAAGTATAAACAACATGCAACAACAAGACTACTTCCACTTAAACCCCTATTACAACAACTTAAACCCTTCAACCAATAACAATCTCAATCTTCTCTCATACCCTCAAATTCAAGAACTCAATAATCTACAATCTCCAGCAAGCAACAACAACTCTACCACGTCCGATGAAGCAACTGAAGAGACATTCGTCATCAGCGAGAGAAAGCAAAGACGTATGGTATCTAACAGAGAATCAGCAAGAAGGTCAAGAATGAGAAAGCAAAGACACTTAGATGAGCTTCTCTCGCAGGTTGCTTGGCTTCGAAGCGAGAACCACCAGATTTTAGAAAAGCTTAACCAAGCCTCGGATAGCAATGATCTTGTTCTTCAAGAGAACTTGAGTCTTAAAGAGGAAAACTTGGAACTTCAACAAGTTATCACATCTATGAAGAAGCTTGAAGGGGGAAGCACAAGTTTCCGTGGTAGATACTGTTCTTCTTCCTTGGATCATGACTTGGATCAAGACTTCTCTTGTATTACAAATGATCCAAGGACTCATCATCCGTCATGA
- the LOC106331370 gene encoding structural maintenance of chromosomes protein 5 isoform X1 has product MSERRAKRLKTSRGEDDFLPGNIVEIELHNFMTFNHLVCKPGSRLNLVIGPNGSGKSSLVCAIALCLGGEPQLLGRATSVGAYVKRGEDSGYVKITLRGKTSEEKFTVFRKIDTRNKSEWMFNGNSVSKREVVEVIQKFNIQVNNLTQFLPQDRVCEFAKLTPVQLLEETEKAVGDPQLPVHHRDLVEKSRELKQLERAVAKNGETLTQLKALVDEQEKDVERVKQRELLLTKVDSMKKKLPWLKYDKKKSEYQAAKKKLKEAEKKLDEAARSLSNVKEPVEKQKKERGEMESKCKKVKKVLETNGYKRSDLLEKENEAEARVVATYKELEELKKQEEHRQERILKATEDLAAAEQELKDLPVYEQPVAKLEELKSQVTELHHNINRKKNQKAENETLLSQKRHTLRQCVDKLKEMENANNKLLNALHRSGADRIYEAYQWVQQNRHEFKREVYGPVLLEVNVPNRENACYLEGHISYYIWKSFITQDPDDRDLLVRNLKRFDVPVLNYVRDSGNHSAPFHISDHMRSLGLHSRLDQIFDAPGAVKEVLTSQFGLDDSYIGSEITDQRAEEVSKLGVTDFWTPDNHYRWSSSRYGGHSSASVDSVHPSRLLLCGMDVGELEKLRSRKDELEDSISSIEETRKSLQTEQRLLEEAAAKLHKEREEIINVSHMEKKKRRELESRYQQRKKKLESLEQEEDMDASVANLIEQASKANADRYAYAINLKELLVEAAANKWSYAEKHMALIELERKIRESEINIKQYEKTAQQASLSVEYCKKEVEEKQLQLAAAKRDAESIAIITPQLKKEFMEMPTTIEELEAAIQDNFTQANSILFVNQNILQEYEHRQSQIETITTKLEADKRDLSRCLKEIESLKEKWLPTLRRLVAQINETFSHNFQEMAVAGEVSLDERDIDFDQYGIHIKVKFRESGQLQVLSSHHQSGGERSVSTILYLVSLQDLTNCPFRVVDEINQGMDPINERKMFQQLVRAASQPNTPQCFLLTPKLLPELEYSEACSILNIMNGPWIEQPSQVWSFGDSWGNLMRRAEAS; this is encoded by the exons ATGTCTGAACGCCGCGCGAAGCGACTCAAAACCTCCAGAGGAGAAGATGATTTCCTCCCTGGGAACATTGTCGAAATCGAGCTTCACAACTTCATGACTTTCAACCACCTCGTTTGCAAGCCTGGTTCCCGTTTAAACCTCGTCATCGGACCAAACGGATCAGGCAAAAGCTCTCTCGTCTGCGCCATTGCGCTTTGTCTCGGTGGCGAGCCTCAGCTTCTCGGCAGAGCGACTAGCGTCGGCGCTTACGTTAAGCGTGGAGAGGATTCTGGCTACGTTAAGATAACTCTCAGAGGGAAAACTAGTGAGGAGAAGTTCACGGTTTTTCGGAAGATTGATACGAGGAACAAGTCTGAGTGGATGTTTAATGGGAACTCTGTTAGTAAGAGAGAGGTTGTTGAGGTCATTCAGAAGTTTAACATTCAGGTTAATAATCTCACGCAGTTTCTGCCGCAAGATAGGGTTTGTGAGTTTGCTAAGCTGACGCCTGTGCAGCTTTTGGAGGAGACTGAGAAAGCTGTTGGTGATCCTCAGTTGCCTGTGCATCACCGTGACCTTGTTGAGAAGAGCCGCGAGCTGAAGCAGCTTGAGAGAGCTGTGGCGAAGAATGGGGAGACGCTGACTCAGCTTAAGGCTCTTGTTGATGAGCAAGAGAAGGATGTGGAGAGGGTTAAGCAGAGGGAGTTGCTTTTGACGAAGGTTGATTCGATGAAGAAGAAGCTGCCGTGGCTGAAGTATGATAAGAAGAAGTCGGAGTACCAGGCTGCTAAGAAGAAGTTGAAGGAAGCCGAGAAGAAATTGGATGAGGCTGCGAGGAGTTTGAGTAATGTGAAGGAGCCTGTTGAGAAGCAGAAGAAGGAGAGGGGAGAGATGGAGTCGAAATGCAAAAAGGTTAAGAAAGTTCTGGAGACTAATGGGTATAAGCGTTCGGATTTGCTCGAGAAAGAAAATGAGGCGGAAGCACGTGTAGTGGCAACGTACAAAGAGCTTGAGGAGCTGAAGAAACAAGAAGAGCATCGCCAAGAGAGGATTCTGAAAGCTACCGAGGATCTGGCTGCTGCGGAGCAAGAACTCAAAGACCTGCCTGTATATGAACAACCTGTAGCCAAACTTGAAGAGTTGAAGTCTCAGGTTACAGAGCTGCATCACAACATTAACCGGAAGAAGAATCAGAAGGCGGAGAATGAGACCCTCTTGTCTCAGAAAAGACACACCCTGCGGCAATGTGTAGATAAGCTGAAGGAGATGGAGAACGCAAATAACAAACTCTTGAATGCGCTGCATCGCTCTGGAGCTGACAGGATCTATGAAGCGTATCAATGGGTGCAGCAGAATCGTCATGAGTTTAAAAGGGAAGTATATGGTCCCGTTTTGCTAGAGGTTAACGTCCCAAATCGAGAGAACGCGTGCTATTTGGAGGGTCATATTTCTTATTACATCTGGAAGTCTTTTATCACTCAGGATCCCGACGACAGAGATTTGTTGGTTAGGAATCTAAAACGCTTTGATGTTCCTGTTCTAAACTATGTGAGAGATAGCGGCAACCACTCGGCTCCCTTTCATATCTCTGATCATATGCGTTCTCTTGGGCTTCATTCTCGGCTTGATCAGATATTTGATGCTCCTGGCGCTGTTAAGGAGGTATTAACTTCTCAGTTTGGTCTAGATGACTCATACATTGGATCGGAGATTACCGATCAGAGGGCTGAAGAAGTATCTAAGCTGGGTGTCACTGATTTTTGGACACCGGACAATCACTACCGGTGGTCTTCCTCAAGGTATGGTGGACATTCCTCTGCAAGTGTAGACTCTGTACATCCATCACGTCTTCTGTTATGTGGGATGGACGTTGGAGAGCTTGAGAAACTGAGATCAAGAAAGGATGAACTAGAAGACTCTATATCATCCATTGAAGAAACTCGCAAGAGTCTTCAAACAGAGCAAAGACTGTTGGAAGAAGCAGCAGCTAAACTTCATAAAGAGAGGGAGGAGATTATTAACGTCTCGCATATGGAGAAGAAAAAACGCCGCGAGTTGGAATCACGTTACCAACAGAGGAAGAAGAAGCTTGAGTCCTTGGAGCAAGAAGAGGACATGGATGCTTCAGTCGCTAATCTGATCGAGCAGGCTTCCAAAGCTAACGCTGACCGCTATGCATACGCGATCAATCTCAAGGAGCTGCTCGTGGAAGCTGCTGCTAATAAGTGGAGTTACGCGGAGAAGCATATGGCTTTGATTGAATTGGAAAGAAAAATCAGAGAGTCAGAGATCAACATCAAACAGTACGAGAAGACGGCACAGCAGGCATCCCTCAGCGTTGAGTACTGTAAGAAAGAGGTTGAAGAGAAGCAACTGCAGCTAGCAGCTGCCAAGAGGGATGCAGAATCCATTGCAATCATCACTCCACAGCTCAAAAAGGAGTTCATGGAGATGCCAACCACGATAGAAGAGTTGGAAGCTGCTATACAAGACAATTTCACTCAAGCCAACTCGATCCTCTTTGTAAACCAGAACATACTCCAAGAGTATGAGCATCGCCAGAGTCAGATAGAAACTATTACCACAAAGCTCGAGGCTGATAAAAGAGACTTGAGCAGATGCTTGAAAGAAATCGAATCTCTGAAGGAGAAATGGCTTCCAACGCTGAGAAGGCTTGTTGCTCAGATAAACGAAACTTTCAGCCATAACTTCCAAGAAATGGCTGTTGCAGGGGAAGTTTCGCTGGATGAGCGTGACATCGACTTTGATCAATACGGGATACATATCAAAGTGAAGTTCAGGGAATCTGGGCAGCTTCAGGTTCTAAGTTCTCACCACCAGTCTGGAGGAGAGCGTTCTGTGTCAACCATCCTCTACCTCGTCTCTCTTCAAGATCTCACAAACTGTCCTTTCAGGGTTGTTGATGAGATTAATCAAG GTATGGATCCTATAAACGAGAGGAAGATGTTTCAACAACTGGTTAGAGCTGCTAGCCAACCAAACACACCGCA GTGTTTCTTACTGACGCCAAAGCTGTTGCCTGAGCTTGAGTACAGTGAAGCGTGTAGCATACTGAACATCATGAACGGTCCTTGGATCGAGCAGCCTTCGCAAGTTTGGAGCTTTGGTGATAGTTGGGGAAATCTTATGAGACGAGCCGAAGCGAGTTAA